In one Zymobacter palmae genomic region, the following are encoded:
- a CDS encoding GAD-like domain-containing protein — protein sequence MMDVMDSGFISFYRDAGFGPINDTVCVPEAAIRYYEYRLPRKLIEYWRYWGWAGFADGLFWLVNPAEYEEVVALWLAGSPFECHDRYHVIARSAFGELFLWGEKTADSLTIQTLFGQIFPADRSDDIGCGSSQNMNILVQEFMATLCRSNLDILDVDNQPLFMPLRERLGSLRPDEMYGRASAFIECAPYRIEHFARVHAITHMAHLAKVGERHIMQDMGAVLKQSYLENLM from the coding sequence ATGATGGATGTAATGGATTCTGGGTTTATATCCTTTTATAGGGATGCTGGCTTTGGCCCTATCAACGATACTGTCTGTGTTCCAGAGGCAGCGATACGATATTATGAGTACCGTTTACCTCGTAAACTAATAGAGTATTGGCGGTATTGGGGGTGGGCTGGTTTTGCCGATGGATTATTTTGGCTTGTTAATCCAGCTGAATATGAGGAAGTCGTAGCCTTATGGTTAGCAGGTTCTCCCTTTGAATGCCATGATCGCTATCATGTTATTGCGCGGTCGGCATTCGGTGAGCTTTTTCTGTGGGGGGAAAAAACAGCGGACAGTCTGACAATTCAAACTCTGTTTGGGCAGATATTCCCTGCTGATCGTAGTGACGATATTGGCTGTGGAAGTTCGCAGAACATGAATATTCTGGTTCAGGAGTTCATGGCCACTCTATGCCGTTCCAATCTTGATATTCTTGATGTCGATAATCAACCATTGTTCATGCCTCTGCGTGAGCGCTTGGGTTCTCTCCGTCCCGATGAAATGTATGGTCGTGCTTCTGCCTTTATCGAATGTGCTCCTTACCGCATTGAGCACTTCGCCCGCGTCCACGCCATCACGCATATGGCGCATTTAGCCAAAGTTGGTGAGCGCCATATCATGCAAGATATGGGGGCTGTGCTAAAGCAATCCTATCTTGAAAATCTTATGTAG